The genomic window AGTTTTATCAGAAGAGCAAAAACAGCAGCTCTATGCTTTGATGGGGTATGCTGAACTGACTCTTCTCTACAAAGCTTCTGTTCATGGATATGATGCTTCAGCCTTCCATCAGCGCTGTGACCGTCAGGGTCCAACCTTACTTGTAGCTTACAATAATTCAGGCTACGTCTTTGGAGGATACACTAGTGTAGATTATACTCAAAGTGGACAGTACATTACAGATGAGGAGGCTTTTCTGTTCGGCTTTAAAGACAAGAATTTTGTGAGCATCAAAGTTAACAGTGGGAATCACGCACGTCACGATGATTCTGGAGTGCCCAACTTCAATCACTTGTACTTTTGCTATAACAACCAACCACGTGTGCATAATCAAGGAGGTCAAGCATTCACTTATAATTCTGCGACATTATATGGAGACGACACTCATCTGAGGGACCTAGAGGTGTACAAAGTTGAGGAGAGTAAGTCAATGATTAAAAAGTCTTTATACACACATAATCATTAAGTAaaaattcaaattaatttaaacttttttcatATAATTCTTACCTTCCAGTCTCTCAGGACAGTGTTGAGGAGAAACCTTGGAGGAACGTTCAGTGGACAGCTGAGTATGGAGTCACTTTATTACATATCTCTGTTGCTATAAGGTAATATTAATGATAAACAAATTTGATGTATTTTACAGACGAAGAGAAGAGCTTATGAAATGCATCAAGGATTATAAACCCCTGGAGTCCTCAGTGAACCGGGTTCGAATCCTCATGATCGGTCCTGTTGGTGCTGGAAAATCCAGTTTCTTCAACTCCATCAACTCCATCTTCACCGGTCATGTGACCAACAAAGCCATGGCAGGATCTTCAAGCACCAGTCTCACCACACAGGTAAAAACAATCTTTCACGGTGGTCCGTGATGTTTGGaattataattgtataataacAGTACTTTTTTTGTCTTAATAGTTTCGCACATATCCAGTGAAAGATGGCCGTGAGGGAAAGCCATTACCCTTTGTGTTGTGTGACACTATGGGACTTGAGGAGCAGTCGGGTGCAGGTCTGGATACTGAAGACATCAGCTGCATTCTCCAAGGTCTCATACCAGACCGATATAAGGTACGactgtataaaaataatacattaccTTCAAAACAAATTAGTTGGAGTATAAATAGAGAATTTATTGCATAAATCATTATTGCTCTAAATCCTTTCAATTTAGTTTAACCCCATGGCACCATTTGAACATGATGAGCAAAAGGCCTCCAGATCAGCATCTCTGGAGCAGAAGATCCACTGTGTGGTGTATGTGATAGACGCCACCAAAATCTCCCTCATGTCTGTCAAACTGGAGGAAAAACTTGCTGCTATTCGAAGAAAACTGAACTCACTGGGTAACTGAAAcgttattaaaggggtcatatggcgtgaacacgttattaaaggggtcatatggctcgaacacgtgtttttctgtttctttggtgtgttataagttgcccatgcatgcatTAGACTCGTAAAATTGcataaattaaagtgtgggaacaaaagatgcattctatctaaaagcgaatgctcacccagacctgcctgaaacgcctcgtgtaaccacacccccacaaatctatgtcagttcgtggtatgatttgactaagaccgcccaaatgtatacgcaagtaaggtgggcgtacctgtcagtacaattactgtagaacctgatgttccaaatatggtaagaggcgttacatttccgtcacacgcttgcagtattccaccaatcactacgcactggttaactggccaatcatagcacacctcgcttttcagagccatgagttttgttaaaaaatgtgtgtttttcagagaggcggggcagaGGAGATTtccacggtatgtggaaaatacagcattttttaaccttaaatggtgtatacacattgcattacatctaaaacaaacaatactattcatttcagccgtgtcatatcacccttTTAATATAAAACGAATAATTTAGTGACCCATATGAACTCTTACATGTTTGGTAATGAACTACTACTGGTGTATTCAAATACATTAAAAGGTGTTCCTCAGATCGTCTTGATGACTAAAGTAGACGAGGCGTGTCCTCTGGTGGAGGAGGATCTTCAAAAGGTTTACATCAGTTCCTACATTAAGACAAAGGTGAGATGTTACAGAGATGAAACTGGAGTGTTGATGTGACTGATGAACTGAGAGGTTTGGATTGACTCTACAGGTACAGGAGGTCAGCTCTCGGCTGGGTGTTCCTGTGTCTTGTGTGTTACCCGTGAAGAACTACAGTCAGGAGCTGGAGCTCAACCTCAGCTGTGATGTTCTGCTTCTCACTGCTCTACAGCAGATGCTGCGCTTTGCCGACGACTACTTTGATGATATCAGTCCAGTGGAGGGCCCTCCTAAATAGATAATGGTTGTTTTTCCAAGCTCTTGCAATTGAAacgaatttttttttctttttttcttggcATAATTCAGTGAAATTGTCAGAGACATCTTGTAACAAATGTATGGAATCAAATGTATTGCAaattatcaataaaataatGGTCATTTACgacttattttattgtatagcaACCGTTTTATAGCAACAATGCAGGTGGCACATTGTAACAAATTTAAATTATAGCACTGCCCCCTCTTAGCGTTTTGcttattattacacggctcgttggaatgcttgattctgattggcctgtcgcgacatttgcagttCGTTATTCCcggataacaacctctcaaaactaataacacacggtaaccccacactgtcggggcttatttctgcgataacaaccggctgcctgtacattatcccttatatGACATTATTATGTTACAACTGAAAGAATAATACTTTTCATAAATCTAAGTTGCAATAAAGTACAGTAGTGATCGGTGTCTGAAACCGTTCACTCTAATAGTCATTTACTTTTCCCTATAAGATTGAATAATCGTAAAAAGGGTTTTAAAAAAACTAccatacataaaacattttaccACATTAATAAGTCAATTCTACAAAAATATCTTGACATATTATCGCTTTAAAACCCCATCGACGGTTTTGCACGAAATTCTACGGAGGCCCAACAACGCCCCCTAGAGGTATATATAAATAACGTTCACAAACAGACTTGAATACATTTTACGACCAAACTAATGCAAAGTTGGGAAATAAAGACATTACCTCTCTCTTGCTCCTCTCTAACTGGAAACTCCCATCACAATTTTCTTTGttattgtaattttaataaTCAAATTAGACAAGTCAGCAAAACAGGTTTGTCTTGGGTGTCGTCTTAAGAAAACATCTCATTGCTCTTCCGCACGGAGAAAGAGTCCCGCAGTAGGTAAGTTACAGAGCTTAATAAGCATCgcaaatgtatgaaaatacataaatgtttttattgctcGTCTGTTATAGTCTTGGAAGGCTTTTACGCCAACATGTTATTGTACCGCTTTATTCAAACATCACAGtgtaatttatttaatgcaGACGCAATGATAACTTCATAACTTTTGTTAGAAGATCAGAGATAATGGACGCATATCCACATCCTGTCAAAACTGCGTGTGCTtcgaacattcaaaacattgaatattaatatattttactgAACTTTGTGCTTTGGCAGATAAACTCTGTAGAAACGACCAGCTACCCACGGAAGTAAGTAatgcaaagtaaaaaaaaaactttcatagataaataaataacgaTAAACAAACCTCCCGTCTCAAActtattatttaatgtttttttgtcttattATGTCGTCTTCTTTTGCTAGAATGCAGTATACGAAAAACGAACAAGTTGCCCAGGCTTTACCTAAGGAGAAAAAGCAGCGGTTCTGTGCTTTGCTGGGTGATGTTGAACTGTCTCTTCTCTACAAAGCTTCTGTTCATGGATATGATGCTCCAGCCTTCCATCAGCGCTGTGACCGTCAGGGTCCAACCTTACTTGTAGCTTACAATAATTCAGGCTACGTCTTTGGAGGATACACTAGTGTAGATTATACTCAAAGTGGACAGTACATTACAGATGAGGAGGCTTTTCTGTTTTACTTTCAAGGCAAGATTCctgtgtgtgtcaaaataaacAGTGGACATCACGCACGCGTCGATGACTCCGCAGGACCCAGCTTTGGACAACAGTTGTACTTTTGCTATAATAACCAACCAGTTGTGTATAATCAAGGGGGTAATGCATACACCATCAATGCAACCACAATGTATGGGAACGATGGTAACCTGAAAGAATGTGAGGTGTACAAAATTGAACAGAGTATGTTCGATTCTAAGATTACATATTACATTTACTTAAGAATAGCACAAAATAACCAGATAACTTATTAGCCAACAGGAAGTtctataattaaaaaatatatatttttcagttCCTCCGGTCAGTGTTGAGGAGAAGCCGTGGAGGGACGTGCCGTGGACCACCGAGTACGTTTCCACACGTTCGTTTGTTATTTTGGTTATCTGGCATCAAAATATCCTGATATAATAAAATGTGATCTTTGCAGACGAAGAGAAGAGCTTGTGAAACTGATCAAGAACTACAAACCCCTGGAGTCCTCAGTGAACCGGGTTCGAATCCTCATGATCGGTCCTGTAGGTGCTGGAAAATCCAGTTTCTTCAACTCCATCAACTCCATCTTCACCGGTCATGTGACCAACAAAGCCATGGCAGGATCTTCAAGCACCAGTCTCACCACACAGGTAAAACAACAGCACTAGTTTTTATTGCTCATGTTTTGACTAGATACACCAGATCCTATGGAACAATAGTCCCCCCAAAAATTCCCTTATAGTTTCGGACATACCAAGTGAAAGATGGTCGTGAGGGAAAGCCATTACCATTTGTGTTGTGTGACACTATGGGACTTGAGGAGCAGTCGGGTGCAGGTCTGGATATCGAAGACATCAGCTGCATTCTCCAAGGTCTCATACCAGACCGATACATGGTAAGTTTTCTTGTTTTGGTGAAGCGGCCTATTCTTATCAAGTTTGATTTCTGCTCATCACACATTTCTATGTTTTCTCTTAATTCAGTTTAATCCGGTGGCACCGTATCAACTCAAAGAGCAAAAGTTCTCCAGATCAGCATCTCTGGAGCAGAAGATCCACTGTGTGGTGTATGTGATAGACGCCACCAAAATCTCCCTCATGTCCAGCAAACTGGAGGAAAAACTCGCTGGCATACGCAAAAAAGTGAACTCACTGGGTAAGTGAACTAACCACATTAAACTCTAACATTAATACTTGTCATACTCTGATTGGCTCAATGCTTATCTAAATATCTCCAGGCGTCCCTCAGATCGTCTTGATGACTAAAGTAGACGAGGCGTGTCCTCTGGTGGAGGAGGATCTTCAAAAGGTTTACATCAGTTCCTACATTAAGACAAAGGTGAGATGTTACAGAGATGAAACTGGAGTGTTGATGTGACAGATGAACTGAGAGGTTTGGATTGACTCTACAGGTACAGGAGGTCAGCTCTCGGCTGGGTGTTCCTGTGTCTTGTGTGTTACCCGTGAAGAACTACAGTCAGGAGCTGGAGCTCAACCTCAGCTGTGATGTTCTGCTTCTCACTGCTCTACAGCAGATGCTGCGCTTTGCAGACGACTACTTGGATGACATCAGTCCCTCGTATTGAAACCCTTTGGATCAGCACAGGTCATCAGGACATCATTGTTCAGCAGTTTTCATTCCAATCAACAAATAAAGATAAATCACACAAACCAAGAGCCAGAATACTGTTACTATTTATTGAAACAACAAAAGGTGTCAAACATATTAGGGTAGCGAGAAGCAGAAATTTACTGTCAGAGTTACTAGACAGACGACATGAGCGGGACTGATGAACCGACGgtaaacctgtataaacttGTAAATGTGCAGGTTACAGAAGGAATGTCTTCTGGCCCTTTGATTGTAACACAAAAACACCTGTAGCAGTCTGCACGACCCACAGAACAGCAATCAATATATTCAGTTAACATTAAACTGACATTTTTCTTTCAATATTAGTTTGGCATCTTTAAATCACGGTTGCAAAAATCACAGAATAAGAGACgagtacatttttttgtacattagtgtaaataacatgttcaCAATATGGACTACTTGTTAGTATGCATATGGGCCATGCAGAAGTTCTACTCCGCTTAGTGAAATATCTCAGATCCGAGAACAGGCTATGGCGATGGGTATGTGAGAACCGACTGATAACGTGGTCAATCAACGATTCTGTGCTTTTAGGTATTTGACTAAAAAGATGACATTTATATTCAAAAATCGTAAAAAATAATGGCGCACTTCTCTTTCAGAACTGTAcaagattaaaataaaaatcgaCATTTAGTTATACACATTTATATGACAATTACGTTTAGTATTTctatatagaaaaacaaaacagtgttttataTTTACGTGTAGCAGAATGCAGTATTCCCTCTTGAAAACAACCAAAACTGGAAACAAAGCGTTTGCACCTCAATgctaatttgatttttttgcttttattcacCCACAGAACTAAAAACCTCAAGAACATAATTTCTGTCATATGGTAACTATCCACTAGGTGGCGTCACTACATGATTTTTCAGCAAGATGACCAGTATTAATGCCACACTCACATCTCACCGCAATGTTTGGCAGTGAGGAAAAACTGCAACTAGCTAAAGAACTTCATTATTAAGTGTGTGTGAGCTGTGGTCCTGTTTGTTCGAGTAGTTCATTGGTCCAAGCACACATTTCTCCATGTTGCGTGAGGGAATACTGCATTGCCGTGTTGCTTGTAGTGTTAATAACAGGTTGTTTTCTACCGGGATTGGCAAAGCGTTAGCTCCATGCTCCATTTGCGTCATTAGTTAAGTTCTTGGCTAGTCCTACTGGCCCTCTTTGGGTGAGGAAGGTGACTGGTTACTCGCTGAAGTCTTAAGAGAGCCTAGTGTTTTACTGAACCACGAGTTTTTGGCAGCTTGAACCTCGGTCATCAAAACTCCCCTCTGATGTTCCAGCTCCTGAtgtagaacaaagaaatcacaTTAAAGCAGCTGTAACTTATGTAtaactaaacatatataaaaatacataattattattattattttttaacatttggtcaaaatacataactatttttaatttaattttaaattatttttattaacatttggACAAATAAAagaactatttttatttgatttttaaatatttttttattaacattgggtcaaaaaacataactattttaaattttattttaagttaattttTATTTGGACAAAATAAATAGCTccttttatttgattttcaatATTTGGTATTAACATTGGGTCAAAATAAACAACTCTCTTTACTTTATTTGTAAtactattttaattattttataaacatttggTCAAAATACAcaacttaattttatttataaaataataattgtttattaacCTTGGGTCAAAATaaataacgttttattttatatttttattagtatatatatatatatatatatatatacactgataaaaatataaaatttatatatatatatatatatatatatatatacaaacaattaattatttgatttattaataattggttacatttattttatttttaggttttttatagatttttattgacatttggccaaaatacataactttatttttattaacattttggtGAAATAcaactacttttttatttaaaaaaaagcaattaaATATAGCTTAAACGTTTAGTTTACTTTTAATAAACCAAGTCTGCACTTAGAAGTCAAAATGATTCAAGATctcaacatttctcatcaaaatcagatttttttcatttgtttctacAATTTTAGGAAAAACATCCCAGACTATGTTGATACTTAAAACAAAACTCCATGAGGACTGAGCTATAAAAGAACAACATCTGAGCACTAACATTTTCCTATGAGATGAGCCAAAAGCTTTTGAtcaatgtatgtttttattggttgttttgcatttgttgtttttgtaatgCAGCGGCAAGCTAACCAGTAGCCTCAGCTTTAGATGCCATGCCCATTTTGCCAGTTCACATTGTACACTGTGAAGATGAATAACCACCAGAAAAGTGCACCAGACTTTATGCCATTTCAAAGATGAACACAATCCGAAGTGTGTCATATATGACCCTGTGCTGTAAAGCCTGACCTGGATCTTGCACTTGGCCTCCACCAGCTGGAGTTTGGTTTGTGCCAGCTCCAGTTCGAGCTCCCGGAGCTGTGCCTTGAGCGAATCCTTCTCCTCGTCCAGATCCGAGTCGCGGTTGTCCTGACTCACCGCTGGGATCTGCAGGGGTCCGTCTTTGCTGAACACCTCTCTACAGCGCTCGCAGGACATCACTTTAGCCTGCCAACATTATAAACTGATTACGAACTCTCATCTTAGCAAACAATCCATGCaatgttattaaaagaaaacTTCAAACCTTGACTATATCTAGTTCTTCTTTCGTTGATGCCTGTTGCTTTTCCAACCTGGTGCTCAGCTGGGAACATATCTAAGAGATCATTTTAGACCGTATATTAGTCCACCCGGGTTCACAGATCTAACCAGAGATGTATTTATGGAAAGCTCACGTATACCTGTTTATACTCTGCTATGATGGCTGTAGTCTTCTTTATCTCCAACTCGGCTTTCTCCAGTTCTCTTCTGAACACTTCCTTCAACTGAACATCGAAAATACAAGCGTCAGCCAAATCACCAGCTGATGATTTAAAACGTGAGCAAATCTAACAATAAGAACATTAGTCTCACCTGAGCGGTCTCCTCTTCTTGTCTCCTCTTCTCCTCCTCTGTTTCTACGAGACGTTGCTTCGTGTTGAGCAGttctttgtttaaaatatcaGCTTTGTCCTCCGCCTACGAATGCAACACTTATTCTCATACAAGCtcttatattataattataacaataataatataactgATATGGATGGAAGGAAGGTCAATACCTGATCCAGATCATTTCTTAGGGCTATTTTACTGGTGACCAGTTCATGGGCAAGATCGTCGTTCTCCTGTTCCAGACGCATACTGGCCTCCTGCAGTCGTCGGTTTTCTCTCTAGAAGGTCACATTAGTGGCTATTATTTCACAAGCAAGGGTGTCGTACAGATGGTAACAGATGCTGGTAAATATACTGAAGGATAAGCTTGCCGGACTGGATTTGCACAAGCTACAGTGTAAAGTTTACAAAGCGTTTACATGTAAGcgtaaaaatgtattgtataaGCTTTCTGTAAATACGAAATCAAATGTAGTCACTAAACACTGTTGAACTGTTTTTCACATTGAAAGCAGAAATGTGCATCTCAAAATTATAAACAATCTATAATAACGTATATGTATTTAGAGACAGAGAAAACTGAATTTTAGCACAATTTCCCTCAAAgcgtgaagtgaaagtgaaacacGTGAATAGACACATCCTATATTTTATACAAAGACATCACAATGCCATTCTATTATAATTccaattaaagctgcaatctgctAGTTCTGCCTCACTATCGCCATCTGTGTTTGAAACATACAATTGCAGGTCCAACGTCAAATTAGAATTTCCAGCAAAATCCAACTCAGCAgctcaacttataaatcattataagcTCACAGTTATGTCAGAGGATGGAGAAAATTTTCAACACTTAAGTTTTATTTACTAAATGTTAACAAAAACGTTACGGATTGCACCTTTAATTTTCAAGAACGGAGAACTACAATCAGCTTTTGTGCATCTTACCAACACTACAAGTAGCTACAAGAGGTGTGACTATTTTTTTTGGCAGGGCCAGGGAGTCAACGCTAGCCTCAAACTGCTTTCACATGATACGCACATTCTCTTATCAGGAAGAGGAAACGCTGTCATATAACTTCCATTTACAAACACGCTCACGCACACGTTTGTTGTTAGTTGAAACTGCATGGTTATGGGTAGCAGTTACAGGCTGATAAGTGTTAATGGAAATTGTGCAGACAATTTGGAATGAAACGGAAAGGGTGACAGCATGCTGCATGCAAGGTTTGTTAGTAGCCAATGAGCTGACGGCTTACCTGCGACGTAGACTACACCACCGTCTTAACACTACACCCACTAGAATAAGAGAAGCGCAGTGGCTTTCCCCATCCAACACCAACGGCCAAATACAACCCTGCTTCCGCTCCCTGCCCATCCAAGCTCCGCCCCCCGCAACAGCTCATTGGTCAAACAGGGTGAGTAACAAAGGCTCATTGGGAAAACAGGGTGATGGAGGGAATGTGATTGGTTAAATGTATGAGTCAAGTAGAGGGTGAACAGGAAGTGACCGCAAGGAAACCACAGAGTAATGAAACTTCCTTTAATTTTATAGCTTGGCTTGTCAACATTCGTAGCTACTTggaaagcatttttataaaatgatttGAACACTTTTGTTCCATATGAAGAATACAAaacctaaaatatatataaaaatataaaatgtcaaataaaaagcaaacaataataatagcaTTGAAACACCAGTTTGCTTCACAAATCTCAGTCAGTTTGTATgcaagaaaatgaataaaaatgtcaaattgttTCGTTTACTGCTTCAGTGCaacttaataaatataataaacacaacattcaAATGCAccaacaaaaatacaacaaatattt from Triplophysa rosa linkage group LG25, Trosa_1v2, whole genome shotgun sequence includes these protein-coding regions:
- the LOC130548483 gene encoding interferon-induced protein 44-like, whose translation is MQYTKNEQVAQALPKEKKQRFCALLGDVELSLLYKASVHGYDAPAFHQRCDRQGPTLLVAYNNSGYVFGGYTSVDYTQSGQYITDEEAFLFYFQGKIPVCVKINSGHHARVDDSAGPSFGQQLYFCYNNQPVVYNQGGNAYTINATTMYGNDGNLKECEVYKIEQIPPVSVEEKPWRDVPWTTERREELVKLIKNYKPLESSVNRVRILMIGPVGAGKSSFFNSINSIFTGHVTNKAMAGSSSTSLTTQFRTYQVKDGREGKPLPFVLCDTMGLEEQSGAGLDIEDISCILQGLIPDRYMFNPVAPYQLKEQKFSRSASLEQKIHCVVYVIDATKISLMSSKLEEKLAGIRKKVNSLGVPQIVLMTKVDEACPLVEEDLQKVYISSYIKTKVQEVSSRLGVPVSCVLPVKNYSQELELNLSCDVLLLTALQQMLRFADDYLDDISPSY
- the LOC130548338 gene encoding interferon-induced protein 44-like, giving the protein MNILQNMRPAKVQKVCTVLSEEQKQQLYALMGYAELTLLYKASVHGYDASAFHQRCDRQGPTLLVAYNNSGYVFGGYTSVDYTQSGQYITDEEAFLFGFKDKNFVSIKVNSGNHARHDDSGVPNFNHLYFCYNNQPRVHNQGGQAFTYNSATLYGDDTHLRDLEVYKVEEISQDSVEEKPWRNVQWTAERREELMKCIKDYKPLESSVNRVRILMIGPVGAGKSSFFNSINSIFTGHVTNKAMAGSSSTSLTTQFRTYPVKDGREGKPLPFVLCDTMGLEEQSGAGLDTEDISCILQGLIPDRYKFNPMAPFEHDEQKASRSASLEQKIHCVVYVIDATKISLMSVKLEEKLAAIRRKLNSLGVPQIVLMTKVDEACPLVEEDLQKVYISSYIKTKVQEVSSRLGVPVSCVLPVKNYSQELELNLSCDVLLLTALQQMLRFADDYFDDISPVEGPPK